Proteins found in one Candidatus Eisenbacteria bacterium genomic segment:
- a CDS encoding RNA-binding protein — MQGSKLYVGNLGYTVTNSELEQLFATYGTVKQVNVIEGKGFGFVEMSSVADAEKAKEALDSTEFKGRNLKVDEAKPPKPRESRGYSRY, encoded by the coding sequence ATGCAAGGTAGCAAACTTTATGTAGGGAATCTCGGTTACACCGTAACCAATAGTGAACTTGAACAGCTGTTTGCCACTTACGGTACAGTGAAGCAAGTCAACGTCATCGAAGGCAAGGGATTTGGATTCGTCGAGATGTCCAGCGTCGCCGACGCCGAGAAGGCGAAGGAAGCTCTGGATTCCACCGAGTTCAAGGGCCGCAATCTGAAGGTTGACGAGGCGAAGCCGCCGAAGCCTAGGGAGTCGAGAGGCTATTCGCGATACTAG
- a CDS encoding ketoacyl-ACP synthase III yields MASSNYSVVVGTGSYIPPRRVLNNDFLQHQFCDSQGILLDRPNEEIVRKFEQITGITERRYATDDLVTSDIALYAAVDALGSSGIDKETLDYIILAHNFGDVRANNRRTDLVPSLAARVKQKLEIRNPKTVAYDLPFGCPGWLQGMIQSDYYLKSGDAKRILVIGAEILSRVSDPHDIDSMIYADGAGATILEATQSSEPVGILSHAARSDTHHAYLLYMGGSNKRDGGGNELFLKMHGHKLYEYALGTVPGVVKESLDKAGLSLSNVSKVLLHQANAKMDEAILKRLFRLYGEERVAHHIMPMTISWLGNSSVATMPTLLDLLLKGRIEDHGLARGDNVVFAAVGAGMNINSLVYRMP; encoded by the coding sequence ATGGCTAGCAGCAATTATTCCGTCGTGGTTGGAACTGGCAGTTACATCCCTCCAAGAAGGGTGCTCAACAACGATTTTCTGCAGCATCAATTTTGTGACTCGCAAGGGATATTGCTCGACCGACCCAACGAGGAGATTGTAAGAAAGTTTGAACAGATCACCGGTATCACCGAGCGAAGGTACGCTACGGACGACCTGGTCACTTCCGACATTGCTCTGTATGCAGCGGTGGACGCCCTCGGATCATCAGGAATCGACAAGGAAACCCTGGACTACATTATTCTGGCTCACAATTTCGGGGATGTGAGGGCGAACAACAGAAGAACCGATCTCGTCCCAAGTCTTGCCGCACGTGTGAAGCAGAAACTGGAAATCCGAAACCCCAAGACGGTGGCTTACGATCTGCCTTTTGGCTGCCCCGGCTGGCTCCAGGGGATGATTCAGTCCGATTATTATCTGAAGTCCGGTGATGCAAAGAGAATTCTCGTGATAGGAGCGGAGATTCTTTCGAGGGTCTCGGACCCTCACGACATAGATAGCATGATATACGCTGACGGAGCGGGAGCAACAATCCTGGAGGCAACGCAGAGTAGCGAACCCGTTGGAATACTCTCTCATGCTGCGAGATCCGATACCCATCACGCGTATCTGCTTTACATGGGCGGGTCAAACAAGCGCGACGGTGGAGGTAACGAGTTGTTCTTGAAGATGCATGGTCACAAGCTGTACGAGTACGCTCTGGGAACGGTGCCCGGAGTCGTGAAGGAGAGCCTCGACAAAGCAGGGTTATCGTTGAGCAACGTAAGTAAGGTTCTGTTACACCAGGCGAATGCGAAGATGGATGAAGCGATCTTGAAGCGTCTGTTCAGATTGTATGGAGAGGAGAGGGTCGCGCATCATATTATGCCCATGACAATATCCTGGCTTGGAAACAGCTCTGTGGCCACCATGCCCACGTTGCTCGATCTACTGCTCAAGGGAAGGATTGAAGACCATGGATTGGCAAGGGGAGACAACGTCGTCTTTGCGGCCGTCGGAGCAGGTATGAACATAAACTCGCTTGTGTACAGAATGCCATGA
- a CDS encoding sulfite exporter TauE/SafE family protein has translation MIEFQFWQYATFGLLVGCYGTIVGLGGGFLVVPALVLAARFSPQQAAATSLVVVFANAASGNISYYRQKRIDVATGWRFGLASVPGSLVGVEISRVLTNDPFKIVFGLILVASSVFLMIRPDRTSGPSRSDDSHRTGRTRRRLVDSSGKVHEYAFSMKTGLLLSFFAGIVSALFGVGGGIVYVPVLVYLFGFPAHVATATSFFVLLISSLAGVAFHGFYQHTVYSAGVFIGVGAIVGAQVGAALSRRLKSALIIRLFAAALLVVGIGLAVG, from the coding sequence ATGATTGAGTTTCAATTTTGGCAATACGCTACCTTTGGGCTTCTGGTCGGATGCTACGGCACCATAGTCGGCCTGGGTGGGGGGTTTCTTGTCGTGCCGGCTCTTGTGCTCGCAGCGAGATTCTCGCCACAGCAGGCCGCTGCCACCTCTCTCGTCGTGGTTTTCGCAAATGCGGCTTCGGGCAACATTTCCTATTACAGGCAGAAACGAATTGACGTAGCCACGGGCTGGCGTTTTGGGCTTGCCAGCGTCCCTGGTTCTCTGGTCGGGGTTGAGATCTCGCGAGTCTTGACTAACGACCCTTTCAAAATTGTCTTCGGCCTCATCCTCGTCGCTTCGTCCGTATTTCTGATGATAAGACCCGATCGCACTTCCGGACCTTCCCGTTCGGATGATTCTCACAGAACAGGTAGGACGCGACGTCGACTGGTCGATTCGTCCGGCAAGGTGCACGAATATGCCTTCAGCATGAAGACCGGTTTGTTGCTGAGTTTCTTCGCGGGCATCGTGTCCGCCCTGTTTGGCGTGGGTGGGGGAATCGTATACGTGCCAGTCCTTGTCTACCTCTTCGGCTTTCCGGCACACGTGGCCACGGCCACTTCCTTTTTTGTGCTACTGATCTCGTCGCTGGCAGGAGTGGCTTTCCACGGATTTTATCAGCACACCGTCTACTCCGCGGGTGTTTTCATTGGCGTGGGTGCGATTGTCGGCGCGCAAGTGGGCGCGGCTTTGTCGCGGAGGCTCAAGAGCGCGCTCATCATAAGGCTTTTCGCGGCGGCGCTGCTGGTTGTGGGAATCGGGCTCGCAGTCGGGTAG
- the rocD gene encoding ornithine--oxo-acid transaminase has protein sequence MLTMTDTSRLIDLANKFSAHNYHPLPVVISRAEGVWVWDTDGKKYLDMLSSYSALNQGHRHPRIVGALVDQAGKLTLTSRAFHNDLFGLFCELVCRISGQEKVLLMNTGAEAVETAIKAARKWGYKVKRVPEEKAEIVVCENNFHGRTTTVIGFSSEAQYRDGFGPFTPGFKLIPYDDPEALEKAITPNTVGFLVEPIQGEAGIIVPREGYLARMREICRKHNVLLMLDEIQTGLGRTGRLFCHEYENVKPDILIVGKALGGGCYPVSAILASDRIMGVFTPGDHGSTFGGNPLACAVGVASINVILNERLSENAAELGAYFKDRLAAMKSRHVKEIRGRGLLIGVYVQESSGSARRFCEALMQEGILAKETHGQVIRFAPPLVITRDELDWALEKIEKILVTSG, from the coding sequence ATTCTGACGATGACCGACACTTCGCGTCTGATTGATCTTGCGAACAAGTTTTCAGCTCACAACTATCATCCGCTGCCTGTCGTGATATCGAGGGCCGAGGGAGTCTGGGTATGGGACACGGACGGTAAGAAGTACCTCGACATGCTGAGTTCTTATTCCGCCCTAAACCAAGGGCATCGGCACCCAAGAATAGTCGGGGCGCTGGTTGACCAGGCCGGGAAGCTTACGCTGACTTCCCGCGCCTTTCACAACGATCTGTTCGGGCTCTTCTGTGAACTGGTCTGCAGAATCTCCGGTCAGGAGAAAGTACTCCTAATGAACACCGGCGCTGAGGCAGTCGAGACCGCCATCAAGGCGGCGAGGAAGTGGGGCTACAAAGTGAAGCGGGTTCCTGAGGAGAAAGCCGAGATCGTCGTTTGTGAGAATAATTTTCACGGAAGGACGACCACGGTCATAGGCTTCTCCTCCGAAGCCCAGTATCGAGATGGGTTCGGTCCGTTCACTCCAGGTTTCAAGTTGATTCCGTATGACGATCCGGAGGCCTTGGAGAAAGCGATTACCCCCAACACCGTCGGTTTTCTGGTCGAGCCCATCCAGGGAGAAGCGGGGATAATCGTTCCGAGAGAAGGCTATCTTGCCAGGATGCGGGAGATTTGCCGCAAGCACAACGTGCTCCTCATGCTCGACGAGATTCAGACCGGCCTCGGTAGGACGGGCAGGCTTTTCTGTCACGAATACGAAAACGTCAAACCCGACATCTTGATAGTGGGCAAGGCATTGGGTGGCGGATGCTATCCTGTCTCGGCCATCCTGGCGTCGGACAGAATAATGGGGGTGTTCACTCCGGGAGACCACGGGAGCACTTTCGGAGGAAACCCTCTGGCCTGTGCGGTGGGAGTCGCCTCCATCAATGTGATTCTGAACGAGAGGCTTTCCGAGAACGCGGCTGAACTGGGTGCGTACTTCAAGGACAGGCTCGCGGCGATGAAGTCACGCCACGTGAAAGAGATCAGGGGCAGGGGGCTCCTGATAGGGGTGTACGTGCAGGAGTCCAGCGGGTCGGCGCGGCGTTTCTGCGAGGCTCTCATGCAGGAGGGCATCCTTGCAAAGGAGACTCACGGGCAGGTGATCAGGTTTGCCCCGCCACTCGTAATCACTAGAGACGAGCTCGACTGGGCACTCGAGAAGATAGAGAAAATCCTCGTGACGTCAGGCTAG
- a CDS encoding S8 family serine peptidase — MKFELKLGLRFTPIVCACILLVLGAAESFAAGSSSRDESSFPSQTESFPPSLGVSPDGTVTLWVFLKDKGPSSGTAQAVSELAKRFSPRALARRAKVRSGLLVDSRDLPVSAGYVQSLRDLGFQVRATSKWLNAVSVKCKTGDRGFLLGLPFVKKVQRVASFPKREIPFEPIPAMPTGTDLSGRSTTGGPIQSSTAPGDTSFYGPTWKQLDLIQVPALHQEGFTGEGMFIGVLDTGFNLLHQALKNATVVAQWDFINWDSVTANEPGQDSSDQHNHGTMILGIIGGNKPGVYMGAAYGAEFALAKTEYEPSETPVEEDYWVAGLEWLDSLGVDLVTSSLGYIDWYAYSDMDGNTAVTTVAADMAVANGLSIFSANGNGGLTSYPYMIAPADGDSVMSIGAVDSLGVLWPQSSRGPTYDGRIKPEIVTQGKSVWCVNPNDSTGYGRANGTSCATPLAAGACALVLEKNPTWDPITLREAVRSTATNASSPDTAIGWGILQAQYASDYEIISVADDRTVQAGAAGVAINVKSVPNPFNPITAIEVELQTPERDDAGSKKTSQETSEASTDATGVAVGSLDVTASIFDVAGRCLRDFGKLRFEGNVCTVMWNGTDGSGKSLPSGVYFFAVSAGEVSETRKLVLLR; from the coding sequence ATGAAATTTGAACTCAAACTTGGACTGAGATTCACACCCATCGTCTGTGCTTGCATTCTGCTTGTTCTCGGAGCCGCGGAGTCTTTCGCAGCAGGATCTTCCTCGCGGGACGAATCCTCCTTTCCGTCTCAGACGGAGTCTTTCCCTCCTTCACTGGGTGTCTCACCGGACGGTACAGTCACCCTCTGGGTGTTCTTGAAGGACAAGGGCCCATCCAGCGGCACGGCACAGGCGGTGAGCGAACTCGCAAAGCGTTTTTCTCCCAGGGCTCTCGCCCGAAGAGCGAAGGTGCGAAGCGGCCTCCTCGTCGACTCGCGAGATCTTCCGGTCTCCGCCGGATACGTTCAATCTCTTCGAGACCTGGGCTTTCAGGTCAGAGCCACCTCTAAATGGCTCAACGCAGTGAGCGTCAAATGCAAGACCGGCGATCGAGGCTTTCTCTTGGGCCTTCCTTTCGTGAAAAAAGTCCAGCGCGTTGCGTCATTCCCGAAGAGGGAGATTCCGTTTGAACCAATCCCGGCAATGCCGACCGGCACCGATCTCTCCGGGAGATCGACCACCGGCGGTCCCATCCAGTCCAGCACGGCGCCCGGCGACACATCTTTCTACGGACCGACGTGGAAACAGCTCGATCTCATCCAGGTTCCCGCCCTGCACCAAGAGGGTTTCACCGGCGAGGGCATGTTCATCGGCGTGCTCGACACGGGTTTCAATCTTCTCCATCAGGCTCTCAAAAATGCGACGGTTGTCGCGCAGTGGGATTTCATCAACTGGGACAGCGTCACCGCCAATGAACCAGGGCAGGACTCGTCCGACCAGCACAATCACGGTACGATGATCCTCGGCATAATCGGAGGCAACAAACCTGGGGTTTACATGGGAGCGGCCTACGGCGCGGAATTCGCGCTCGCCAAGACGGAGTACGAGCCTTCCGAGACTCCCGTCGAGGAAGATTACTGGGTCGCGGGGTTGGAATGGCTGGACAGCCTCGGCGTTGATCTTGTCACGAGTTCTCTAGGCTACATAGACTGGTACGCGTACAGCGACATGGACGGCAACACGGCGGTCACTACTGTCGCTGCGGACATGGCGGTGGCAAACGGCTTGAGCATTTTCAGCGCAAACGGCAACGGAGGGTTGACTTCTTATCCTTACATGATCGCCCCCGCGGACGGAGACAGCGTCATGTCAATAGGCGCGGTTGACTCCCTCGGTGTGCTGTGGCCGCAGAGCTCGCGAGGCCCTACGTATGATGGACGCATAAAGCCCGAAATCGTTACCCAGGGTAAGTCGGTGTGGTGCGTCAATCCGAACGACAGCACGGGCTACGGCAGGGCGAACGGAACCTCATGCGCGACACCTCTCGCCGCCGGCGCGTGCGCATTGGTCCTCGAGAAAAACCCGACATGGGATCCGATCACGCTTCGAGAGGCCGTTCGTTCTACGGCGACAAACGCGAGCTCGCCCGACACGGCAATCGGCTGGGGAATCCTCCAGGCTCAGTATGCCTCTGACTATGAAATCATTTCCGTGGCCGATGATCGAACCGTCCAGGCCGGAGCCGCGGGCGTCGCGATAAACGTTAAGAGCGTGCCCAATCCGTTTAATCCAATCACTGCCATCGAGGTCGAGCTTCAGACTCCCGAACGTGATGATGCGGGCTCGAAGAAGACCTCTCAGGAAACCTCTGAAGCGTCCACTGATGCCACCGGCGTCGCGGTGGGATCCCTTGACGTCACAGCGAGCATCTTTGACGTCGCGGGCAGATGCCTGAGAGATTTCGGCAAGTTAAGATTCGAGGGCAACGTCTGTACGGTCATGTGGAACGGAACTGACGGCTCAGGGAAATCGTTGCCGTCCGGGGTCTATTTCTTCGCGGTGTCGGCGGGCGAGGTTTCGGAGACGAGAAAACTCGTTCTTCTACGCTAG
- a CDS encoding DUF6125 family protein, whose protein sequence is MRKQSRSGKRASGVLRKPADLTKRELLDFVSDAAKNWLAHDGLWFQEVEREHGLTVAMRLDRRAWEKFTVIEAKRIMQLLGIESGGGIRALVEALGFRLYAFVNEQEIVDLTERDCVFRMKSCRVQEARKRKGLPDFPCKGIGIVEYSEFASTIDPRIKTECVVCPPDEHPPHTWCAWRFSIDD, encoded by the coding sequence ATGAGAAAACAATCCAGATCCGGTAAACGCGCTTCAGGCGTTCTGAGGAAGCCCGCCGACCTCACGAAACGGGAACTACTTGATTTTGTCTCGGACGCCGCCAAGAACTGGCTTGCGCACGACGGGCTCTGGTTTCAGGAAGTGGAGAGAGAACATGGTCTGACAGTCGCGATGAGGCTCGACAGACGGGCCTGGGAGAAATTCACTGTAATCGAGGCAAAGCGTATCATGCAATTGCTTGGCATCGAATCCGGCGGCGGGATCAGGGCCCTCGTAGAAGCGCTCGGTTTTCGTCTTTACGCCTTCGTGAACGAACAGGAAATCGTTGACCTCACAGAAAGAGATTGCGTCTTCAGGATGAAGAGTTGCAGGGTCCAGGAGGCGAGAAAGAGGAAGGGGCTGCCGGATTTTCCGTGCAAGGGGATCGGAATCGTCGAGTATTCCGAATTCGCTTCTACGATAGACCCCAGAATCAAGACCGAATGTGTGGTTTGTCCTCCGGACGAGCATCCTCCCCACACGTGGTGCGCCTGGCGATTTTCTATTGACGACTAG
- a CDS encoding zinc-dependent alcohol dehydrogenase family protein, whose translation MRAMHLKRQAPIEEDPLEEVELETPEPREGEVLVRVLACGICHTDLHTVEGDIPLKKCPVIPGHQIVGIVQKCGPGVENPKVGDRIGIAWLHWTCGKCRFCLRGDENLCENARFTGYDVDGGYAEFTIAPAAFSYALPSGYSHVEVAPLLCAGIIGFRALRLSEAKEGETLALYGFGASAHVTIQMALRRGCRVIVFSRSAEHRELARKLGASWSGTAEEVSPVKPERAIIFAPSGGLVRRALEHVEKGGTVTLASIHMSPVPELDYEKHLYYEKKLSSVTASTRADGRELLGEAHGARVSTQTQVFALRDANTALRMLKESKINGAGVLEIST comes from the coding sequence ATGAGAGCCATGCACCTAAAGAGACAGGCGCCGATCGAGGAAGACCCTCTCGAGGAAGTGGAGCTGGAGACCCCGGAACCCCGTGAGGGGGAAGTCCTCGTCAGGGTTCTGGCCTGCGGCATTTGTCACACAGATTTACATACCGTAGAAGGAGACATCCCGCTCAAGAAGTGCCCGGTCATTCCCGGTCATCAGATCGTCGGCATCGTGCAGAAGTGCGGTCCGGGCGTGGAGAATCCAAAGGTCGGCGACAGGATCGGCATCGCGTGGCTTCATTGGACTTGCGGGAAGTGCAGATTCTGCCTGAGAGGCGATGAGAATCTCTGCGAAAATGCCAGGTTCACGGGCTACGATGTAGACGGCGGTTACGCAGAGTTCACAATTGCGCCGGCAGCGTTTTCTTACGCATTGCCTTCAGGCTATTCTCACGTTGAAGTCGCCCCTCTCTTATGCGCGGGTATCATTGGCTTCAGGGCTCTCAGGCTGAGCGAGGCGAAAGAGGGCGAGACCCTTGCTCTCTATGGTTTCGGTGCCTCGGCTCACGTTACGATACAGATGGCTCTGAGACGCGGTTGCAGGGTCATCGTTTTCTCGAGGAGCGCCGAGCACAGAGAGTTGGCCAGAAAGTTGGGGGCTTCTTGGTCGGGCACGGCCGAAGAGGTCTCCCCCGTGAAGCCGGAGCGCGCCATCATATTCGCCCCCTCAGGCGGCCTCGTCAGACGCGCCCTCGAGCACGTGGAGAAGGGGGGGACCGTGACGCTCGCCTCCATTCACATGAGCCCCGTTCCCGAGCTCGATTACGAAAAGCATCTGTATTATGAAAAGAAACTCAGCAGTGTGACCGCCTCCACGAGGGCGGACGGGAGAGAGCTTCTCGGTGAGGCTCACGGTGCTCGCGTTAGCACCCAGACTCAGGTTTTTGCATTGAGAGACGCAAACACGGCTCTGAGAATGCTCAAGGAGAGCAAGATAAACGGGGCCGGAGTGCTCGAAATCAGTACGTGA
- a CDS encoding succinate dehydrogenase iron-sulfur subunit encodes MIEAVSAKQTERTEDIIKTVEFKVLRYDSGNMKHPRVDSFEVSVKKGTTVLDGLHYIKETLDSTLAWRYSCRMGVCGSCGMFINSFPRLACNTQITELESDVIHLKPLPNFDIIRDLVPDLSVLFEKHREVKPYTLRKDLAELDNPTGEFFQSAEELDRYLQFAYCIKCGLCMAACPTVATDRKYLGPQPLAQAYRYSADSRDEGLAERKDVVFSPHGAFRCHFAGACSEACPKGVDPAFGIQLLKRQAFAGALGLLRRRKASPVAPVVSSAKRLDGVPEAPKKTLP; translated from the coding sequence ATGATAGAGGCTGTCAGCGCAAAGCAGACCGAACGGACCGAAGACATTATCAAGACGGTGGAATTCAAGGTGCTCCGTTACGATAGCGGGAACATGAAGCACCCCAGGGTGGATAGCTTCGAGGTTTCCGTAAAGAAGGGAACGACCGTGCTCGACGGGCTTCATTACATAAAGGAGACCCTCGACAGCACGCTTGCCTGGAGATACTCGTGCCGCATGGGTGTGTGCGGTTCGTGCGGCATGTTCATCAACAGCTTTCCACGGCTCGCCTGTAACACTCAGATCACGGAACTCGAGTCTGACGTGATACATCTGAAGCCGCTTCCCAACTTCGATATCATAAGGGATCTTGTGCCTGATCTTTCTGTGCTTTTCGAAAAGCATCGTGAGGTAAAGCCTTACACCCTGAGGAAAGACCTGGCCGAGCTTGATAATCCAACTGGTGAGTTTTTCCAGTCCGCGGAAGAGCTCGACCGCTATCTGCAGTTCGCGTACTGCATCAAGTGCGGTCTCTGCATGGCCGCCTGCCCGACAGTCGCCACGGATAGAAAGTATCTTGGCCCGCAACCGCTGGCCCAGGCTTACCGCTATAGCGCTGACTCAAGAGACGAAGGCTTGGCGGAGCGCAAGGACGTGGTGTTCAGCCCCCACGGCGCCTTCCGCTGCCACTTTGCCGGAGCCTGTTCCGAGGCCTGCCCCAAAGGCGTGGATCCCGCTTTCGGAATTCAGCTCCTGAAGCGCCAGGCTTTTGCAGGAGCTCTAGGGCTTCTGCGCAGGAGGAAGGCCTCACCGGTTGCTCCGGTCGTGAGCTCGGCGAAAAGACTAGATGGCGTACCCGAGGCGCCGAAGAAAACTCTTCCATGA
- a CDS encoding succinate dehydrogenase/fumarate reductase flavoprotein subunit yields MADVITHDLLIMGSGLAGLRAAVEVSRVSGGRVNIGLVSKVQLMRSHSVCAEGGTAAMLRPEEGDSFELHAWDTVKGSDFLADQDVVDRFVHEMPNEILQLDHWGIPWTRRGDGRIAQRPFGGHSFPRAVLASDKTGFFEMQTLYDTLLKYGNFTRYDEFFVTSILVEGNEFRCITGFDMGTGKFCALRAKALNIASGGAGTLFGFTTYSQTVTGDGLAMVYRAGIPLEDLEFLQFHPTGLVPTGILITEACRGEGGYLLNNKGERFMDKYAAEKMELAPRDVISRSMMTEIEAGRSFKGPGGMEYLHLDLTHLGAEKINERLPLIREVCMDFVDIDPVRVPIPVRPVAHYSMGGIETDINGATRVKGIWASGEAACVSLHGANRLGANSTAECLVWGKITGKECADYVMKSGPAAAIPKAAVDVEQRRIFEEVLKKDGRENPYLIKRELREVMDKYVGVFRTGEELKTALSKIVELKERFKRIYVKDKSHSYNSNLVHVLELENLLDLAEVMVTGGLTREESRGAHARRDFKTRNDDVWLKHTLAFWSPEGPRLEYKKVKITTWKPVERKY; encoded by the coding sequence ATGGCGGACGTCATCACACACGATTTGCTTATCATGGGTTCTGGATTGGCCGGTCTTAGGGCGGCGGTCGAGGTATCCCGCGTAAGCGGTGGAAGGGTGAACATCGGTCTTGTCTCGAAGGTTCAGCTCATGCGCTCCCACTCCGTATGCGCCGAAGGCGGCACGGCCGCGATGCTCCGTCCGGAGGAGGGCGACAGCTTTGAGCTCCACGCCTGGGACACAGTCAAGGGCAGTGATTTTCTGGCCGACCAGGACGTGGTAGATCGCTTCGTGCATGAGATGCCCAACGAGATACTCCAGCTCGACCACTGGGGCATTCCCTGGACGAGACGAGGGGACGGCAGGATCGCTCAGAGACCCTTCGGGGGTCACAGTTTTCCGAGGGCGGTCCTTGCTTCCGACAAGACCGGCTTCTTTGAGATGCAGACCCTTTACGACACGCTCCTCAAGTACGGGAATTTCACGCGTTACGACGAATTCTTTGTGACGTCAATCCTCGTGGAAGGCAACGAGTTCAGATGCATAACCGGTTTTGACATGGGCACGGGTAAGTTCTGTGCGCTCAGGGCCAAGGCGCTCAACATCGCGAGCGGCGGGGCAGGGACCCTGTTCGGTTTCACGACATATTCTCAGACCGTGACGGGCGACGGCCTGGCCATGGTCTACAGGGCGGGGATTCCCCTTGAAGACCTGGAGTTCCTGCAATTTCATCCGACGGGCCTTGTTCCGACAGGAATTCTGATTACAGAAGCGTGCAGAGGCGAGGGCGGCTACCTGCTCAACAATAAGGGCGAAAGGTTCATGGACAAGTACGCCGCCGAAAAGATGGAACTCGCTCCGAGGGACGTCATCTCACGTTCGATGATGACGGAAATCGAAGCTGGAAGAAGCTTCAAGGGGCCGGGAGGCATGGAGTACTTGCATCTCGACCTCACACATCTTGGCGCCGAGAAAATCAACGAGAGGTTGCCCTTGATAAGGGAAGTGTGCATGGATTTCGTCGACATAGATCCCGTGCGCGTGCCGATTCCGGTTCGGCCGGTCGCCCACTACTCGATGGGAGGAATCGAAACGGACATAAACGGCGCCACCAGGGTAAAGGGGATCTGGGCCAGCGGAGAAGCCGCCTGTGTGAGTCTGCACGGCGCGAACCGACTGGGGGCCAACTCAACTGCCGAGTGTCTTGTGTGGGGAAAGATAACAGGCAAAGAGTGCGCAGACTACGTTATGAAAAGCGGCCCGGCTGCCGCAATACCCAAGGCTGCCGTCGACGTCGAACAGCGCAGGATTTTCGAAGAAGTTCTCAAGAAGGACGGTCGAGAGAATCCCTATTTGATAAAGAGAGAGCTGCGTGAGGTGATGGACAAATATGTTGGGGTCTTCAGAACAGGTGAAGAGCTCAAGACGGCTCTGTCCAAGATCGTGGAGCTGAAGGAGAGATTCAAACGGATCTACGTCAAGGACAAGAGCCACAGCTACAACAGCAACCTCGTGCACGTGCTCGAGCTGGAGAATCTTCTTGACCTCGCAGAAGTGATGGTGACAGGCGGGCTGACCAGAGAGGAATCCAGGGGGGCACATGCCAGGCGCGACTTCAAGACGCGAAATGACGACGTCTGGCTCAAACACACGCTCGCCTTCTGGTCGCCGGAGGGACCAAGGTTGGAGTACAAGAAGGTGAAGATCACTACTTGGAAGCCGGTTGAACGGAAATATTGA